The Brachypodium distachyon strain Bd21 chromosome 4, Brachypodium_distachyon_v3.0, whole genome shotgun sequence nucleotide sequence GCGAGAGCCGCACCTGTACCAGCTTCTTGAGCCGTCCAATGTCCCGTGGGATCTCTCCAGAAAGGGAGTTGTTGCTCAAATCAATCGTATAAAGTTCAGAGAGCTCAACAAGCGACGCAGGGAGCGGACCTGACAAGTTGTTACCTGAAACAAAAAGCTCTTTCAGTATGGCCAAATTCCCCAGCTCTGCAGGCAGAGCACCAGTGAATCGGTTGTCCTGTAGCAGCAGCTTGGACAGGTTCCGGGCACCACCAATGGCAGGATCAATCGTGCCGGACAGTGCGTTCAAGCGGAGCTCGAGCATGCGCACATTAGGCAATGCCCAGAATTCCGGCGGCACGGTTCCAGACAGGCTGTTGTTCAAAAGCCGGATCCTGGTGAGGGACCAGCATTGCCCCAATTCCACCGGAATGGACCCCTCTAACTTGTTGTTAAGCAGCATGATCTCCGCCAGCCTCCCGGAAGCGCACAGCGTCGGTGGGATCGGGCCCGACAGCCGGTTGTCCGACATGTCCAAGAATTGCAGCGGGGTATTCTTCCCAAACTCCGGCGGGAACGGGCCTTCAATCTGGTTCCCGAACAACCTTAGGTCGTTCAGACGCGGCGCCGACGCAAGCGATGCCGGCAAGCGTCCGCTCAGGTTGTTCTGGTAGATGTGCACGCTCTCCAGGCGTGGCCCGGCGAACGCGTCCTCCGGCATGGCCCCGGAGAGCAAGTTCATGGACAAGTCCAAAAACTGAAGCTTCTTGAGACGCCCCAGCCCCTCCGGTATACGTCCGGAGAGCTGGTTGGAGTAGAACTCAATCTGGACCGCGGAACCCAAATTCCCAATGCTTCCCGGAATCTCGCCGGAGAGACCGTTCACCGACATGTCCAGATTGACGAGATTTCTCAGGTTCCCAAGGGAAGAAGGGATCCTGCCCTTCAGGTAGCACCTGGAGAGATACAGCAATCGGAGGCCCGCGAGGTCGCCCAAGTTCTCCGGCAACGGAGACGGCGTGAAGTCGTTGTAACCGAGCATGAGCTCCTGGAGAGATGTTAGGTTGGCCAGGAACGCCGGGAACGCGCCGGAGAGGGCGTTCTCGACCAGGTTGAGCGTGGCGAGCGAGCGGAAGCCGGCGCCGTAGGCGGCCGGGACATGGCCGGAGAAGTTGTTGCCCGAGAGGTCGAGGTACGCGAGCGCCGGGAGCGCGGCGAGGCAGACGGGCAGAGGGCCACCAATGTCGTTCTGGGAGAGATCGAGGTGCCGCAGGGAGCGCAGAGAGCAGAGCGAGGCCGGGAAGACGCCCGAGAGGGAGACGTTTTTGAGGTAGAGCCCGGCGACGTCGGTGGTGGAATTCACGGCGCAGGCCACGTGCGGCCACGCACAGGGGGAGTGGCCGCCGGAACGGGCTTTCCAGCCGGAGAGCGCGCCCGCGGGGTCGGAGAGCTTGCGcttggcggcgaggagggagccGGCGTCGTAGGGAGCGGCGGTGCGGAGCGAGAGCAGGAGGAGAGCGAGGAAGAGagcagccatggcggcggtggtgtgTTGTGCTGTGTGGTCTGGTGGGTGGAGAGAGTGGGGAGTGTGGGCAAAGGGGTTTTAAGCAGGGGAGTTGGATTGTGTACGGTGCCAGAATTGGAAGGCTCCCTGGTTTTGTCTCCTGGAAATGAGATCGCCCAGGGGATCCTTGGCTAGGGGAACCAAACAATGTCTACGCGGCCATGCGCTGCCGACTGTTGGTGAGGAAGACGGAGTTTACACACGGAGTACCGATTATGTGAGATGTTCGTCTCCGATCATGTGACATATCGTGAGTACAATGAATGTGGCAATGGTATTCATTAGCTTCCTTCCAGGTCAGCGCATCAAGTTTGTCGATGGTGGTACGGAGAATTTATTGTCAACCTAATGTCTTTGAATATTTTAGCACAAAGAAAGGAGACTAAACGACAAAATGGTGTCGTGGAAAGTTCGATTTACATACTTGTCAAAATGGCAACAGTTGACAACTTTTTGTCTGTCCATTTCTTCAACGGAGACTCGATGCAATTTTATTGTTCAAAAGATTATTACGAATATATCCATTGATTTGCTTGTACATTACCACTCCACATCTTCAAAGAAGGCCATGTAAATAGTTAGTTTTTCTCTCTCTACTCAATGCCTTTAATTAGCTATCCAAGGAAAgggattttatttttagatatcATTAAGTACAAGATAATGTCATCAACTAAGTGgttaattttctcaaaaaaaatcaactaaGTGGTTAATGGTATAGTAATATTTATTGGCAATGGTGATTTGGCTCTTTTTCTTCCAATAACCAAACAGGTTATGACCAAAACTTGTCGAAGGAACGAAAATGCCGGCAATGCACAATTATATAAACAATGCAACCCTACGATATAAAACAGAGTATTGCAAAACACCATCAAAGAAAAAGTGTATGCCATCTTGGTTTCCAGGAAATTGAGACTTCTTTTCtaatatattgtttttttgtaaaagacttgttttcaaataaaaagagagCTTTAGTTTTATCATTAGGAATTTGTTGTACGGGAGGCCTTAGTTTGGGGTTCACAATTTTGGGTGGCCGTAGCAACTGGCGTCGCCGAAATCAGTTTGGAGCTAGAATTGAGAAATGCGGGAAGCGTTGGCCCGCCAGTTGCCAGTGCCTCGTTTTTTCAACTGTTGCAGACCTGCAGTAGTACGTACTAGAGTACCACTTTCAACTCTGCGGTtacttcttcctcatcatccGTATCCGTTCCAGCCGCGCACGGAAACCGAAGGATCATCACGAGGCTCCTTCCGGCACCCGGCCGGCACAGGTGTAAACAGTAAAAACGTCCCCCgaaaaaacagaacaaaacgAGTTTTACGTAGCAGCACGCGCTTTTTCACGTTCCGAATTTGTCTTGGCCCCGGCCGGTGACGGAAACGCTCCCCTTCTGCGGCTCGAAAAGTGTTGTAGTGAAGCGACGATGGATgccagagcagcagcagcaaggtgTAAAGTGAAGCGTTTTCTTAGcttcaagaaagaaagaaaaagtgaAGCGTTTTCTTGTTCTCTTCTGGCCGGATTTTGGACGTACGTTGTGGGCAGCTCACTCCGGCCGAGCGGACGGGTTTGCGTTAGCAGCACGTGGCCATCCGTTTCCGTCGGTTTCCGTAATTTACGAAGCCGTTGCCCGTTGCTACTGCCTGGCCTGGCCTGGGTACCCCGCTCCGGTCCGGCGCAGGGGGCGCGCGCCGCGCGTGGACATCGTGCCGCCCATTGGAGATTTTGCATCTGGTTTTCGGTTCGACGCGTACTTGAACAAACACAGGAGAAGAAAAGCGCGGTGATTGCTAAATAGGAGAGGTTACGGTGGACTGTGTGTTGGATCCCGGCCCAAAATCCAAGCCATGATTGGGCTCCAGGTTTCCGCTTATAAAACCAAAGTGCTCAAAATATATTGTTTATTTAAGAATAGTTTagttttttctgaaaaagaaaTGGCTTCGGCCTCTGCGTCAGTCGATGTACACAGTCAGCTTTATTGCAAAGTCATAACCAGAAGTTACGAATCATACAGCAACGAAAAAAGATACAGTGTTTCTCAGGAAATTTAAAATATAAGAACAATAAAATGGGCCTCCAATAAAGAAGATTGAGTTTGGGTCTACTTTTTGTTTTAGAAAAGGAGGAACCACCCTCGGTCTCGGTTAGGATCTAGCTACTCCACAATTAccctgaaacaaaaaattccCCCGCAGCGATACATGAGATGAAGAAAGAAACACCGCCCACTTGAGCAAAGGAAACTACCATCTAATGTATTATACGCGACAGCCAAGGACACAAAGGTGGGtaaaggagaaaaggaacttCTCGCAAAtaaaagaggagaaaaggaacTAGGAGAAGGACACTAGATCAAAGAAAGAGAGATTCATGTACTCATTTCCCATCCATCACCATGATATATagtaagaaaacaaagaaggaaGACTTTCCAAACCTTCAAGATATGGAAGCCCATAGGCTTATTGTAGATCGGAGCTTCCACCTTTTGTCCAACTGCGAACACCGACCTCCTTTGCTACAACAATCGAGGAAGCCATCACGGAGGATGGAGCCATCAGAAAGTTGTGGAATGCAGCCTAATATCATCAATGTTGAGATCCAGGGTATCAGAAAAGACGACATATGCCCGGTCTGTCTATAATAAATACCTACCATAATATATAGATAGGGGCCGAGCTCCCTCTCCCCTTTCCACTTCGACCGATAACGCTTGTggaagagaagggggtcgAGATGGGGTATAGGAGATGGAAGCGCTTCAAGAGTtgggaaggggaagaggaaagggagaaagaaagaaacggaCCGCGCGTtctcatcttgatttgatAAAATAGACACtactttccaaaaaaaatcctaagagATTTGTCTCTCCTCCAGTCTGAAAGATTACGTGCATCTGGCGACACATGAGAAATCCACTATATTATAATAAtgattattactccctctgatcctaaatttttgacttaaacttgtccaaatatagatatatctattcttaaaaagcgtctagatacatgtaatattttgacaacaatttacgatcggagggagtatttttcgTATCTCACTCCTGATACTTTGAGATTAGTTTTAAAAGCTAATATGTCCACGTGTATATGATGCACATGGTCTCTTAGGATTATTTTTCTCACTTTCCTTGGAACTAAAATTgtcttctctctttctctctcaccCTTACCCGCCACCCCGCTCAAAAAGAAATGGAGGTGTTAACTCAAAACAAAACTACTTCTAGAGATTAAAAACATTTGTGTGGCACTCTCTTCATCCAAAATACAGAGCGTACACACTTTCAAGATTTAACTCTGGCCAGTGAAAGTCCAATTACATTTGGATTACTCGGTACAAAGTTTGTGCTGTTGAAAGATGGGTTTTTTATAATATATATCCAATGATATTAATATTATATCACAGAAACCACATAGCATTGAGTAAATTCTCGGTCAAAGATAAAACTTGGGAAGCCCCGCAACTTGCATTTCTTGGCGGATAATTGCTTAAGTAAAAATTGCGGTGCTAATTAAATTCAATTTTACTGCGAGGATTATAGGAAACctaaaatgtactccctctgatcttaaattcttgactcaaatttgcccaaatatgaatgtgtctatttttaaaaagcgtctagatacatgtaatatttcgacaacaatttaggatcggagggagtagtcttAACATGCCTATGGAACAATCGCCGCATAGAGTTTCAATGTAAATGATTATCTTTAATGCCTCAACTATTGTTGATAGTTCAATTTGGTCTCCAAATTAGAGAATATGCAAGTTTGAAATCTATCTTTCAAAAACCGAAATAGTTTAGTCCCCGATACTAGTCGAAGTGTTGTGATTGATCACTCAAGAGTACCACACATAAGCctaaaatttaaaatcagGGAAAACAT carries:
- the LOC100835757 gene encoding receptor-like protein kinase HSL1, translating into MAALFLALLLLSLRTAAPYDAGSLLAAKRKLSDPAGALSGWKARSGGHSPCAWPHVACAVNSTTDVAGLYLKNVSLSGVFPASLCSLRSLRHLDLSQNDIGGPLPVCLAALPALAYLDLSGNNFSGHVPAAYGAGFRSLATLNLVENALSGAFPAFLANLTSLQELMLGYNDFTPSPLPENLGDLAGLRLLYLSRCYLKGRIPSSLGNLRNLVNLDMSVNGLSGEIPGSIGNLGSAVQIEFYSNQLSGRIPEGLGRLKKLQFLDLSMNLLSGAMPEDAFAGPRLESVHIYQNNLSGRLPASLASAPRLNDLRLFGNQIEGPFPPEFGKNTPLQFLDMSDNRLSGPIPPTLCASGRLAEIMLLNNKLEGSIPVELGQCWSLTRIRLLNNSLSGTVPPEFWALPNVRMLELRLNALSGTIDPAIGGARNLSKLLLQDNRFTGALPAELGNLAILKELFVSGNNLSGPLPASLVELSELYTIDLSNNSLSGEIPRDIGRLKKLVQVRLSHNHLTGVIPPELGEIDGISVLDLSHNELSGGVPGQLQKLRIGNLNLSYNKLTGPLPDLFTNGAWYNNSFLGNPGLCNRTCPSNGSSDAARRARIQSVASILAVSAVILLIGFTWFGYKYSSYKRRAAEIDRENSRWVFTSFHKVEFDEKDIVNSLDEKNVIGEGAAGKVYKAVVGRRSELALAVKKLWPSNTVSTKMDTFEAEVATLSKVRHRNIVKLFCSMANSTCRLLIYEYMPNGSLGDFLHSAKAGILDWPTRFKIAVHAAEGLSYLHHDCVPSILHRDVKSNNILLDADFGAKVADFGVAKAIVDGTATMSVVAGSCGYIAPEYAYTIHVTEKSDVYSFGVVILELVTGKWPMASEIGEKDLVAWVRDTVEQNGVESVLDQKLDSLFKDEMHKVLHIGLMCVNIVPNNRPPMRSVVKMLLDVEEENKRKARIEASLPSI